A genomic stretch from Strongyloides ratti genome assembly S_ratti_ED321, chromosome : 1 includes:
- a CDS encoding Protein kinase domain and Serine/threonine-/dual specificity protein kinase, catalytic domain and Protein kinase-like domain-containing protein — MVFPNRNLSITSRYSTIDDGEYGDMSYSKRLLSDVKRKLPDSSHLRITDFKENFTKIKELGMGRFGSVAQYLNRKTNTFVVGKHVKMEMFDHWSQDWEILHNLSRKHDRIADFIGIYSDDMELIVFTEYLCNGSIKDKLEKGVGLSEKLSLKYFYQVCEGLHWLHDRANPVIHSDIKTANILITTFDDVKLANFGLVRDLAIDGFGVSVGSEVSFDFRGTMLYVAPEVITSELGPGNKNAYGKPADMWALGCTLIEMLVCHPPYFEYFGCVEEMQKEVRERANGPIDKQLPYESKVLCPTASQHIKFLIDKLFDKNPDTRITVSQLIKLKRKIDENSEQSIIDLYSLYDQLNLGSSQATLFSSDLNSSSSTIEMKYLRDKDDLDDDIVATEKEMSLKLPQKNIISRTISSSGLSSTKKEPKRKTINDVAICCAFFTSRFILFFRYYFQSLCYTTIFVILGIIILAAFFSITFGVIQGVRKAITSVCNCDLNQPQFLIISGIFFILLFALLFSCCMVAIGEYKFRMANRTLRRSKYFVKRPSHDLKLFGITIVRKEKDEDDSEDDDDDDNVKEIPKLYITSPSQQVSSNNKNNMLKDVVITEASVNKSLLSNNNDVTMDFYYN, encoded by the exons atggtTTTTCCTAATAGGAATTTAAGTATTACAAGTAGATATTCAACAATTGATGATGGAGAGTACGGTGAT atgtcatattcaaaaagattattatcagatgttaaaagaaaattaccTGATTCATCACATCTTAGGATAACAGATTTTAAGGAAAATTTTACCAAAATTAAAGAACTTGGTATGGGACGTTTTGGATCAGTTGCACAGTACTTGAATAGAAAAACAAATACTTTTGTTGTTGGTAAACATGTAAAAATGGAGATGTTTGATCATTGGTCTCAGGATTGgg AAATTCTTCATAATTTATCTAGAAAACATGATAGGATAGCTGATTTTATTGGAATTTATAGTGATGATATGGAACTTATTGTTTTTACAGAATATCTATGTAATGGAAGTATAAAAGATAAACTTGAAAAAGGAGTTGGATTAAGTGAAAAATTAtcactaaaatatttttaccaaGTTTGTGAAGGTCTTCATTGGCTTCATGATAGAGCTAATCCTGTTATACATAGTGATATTAAAACagcaaatattttaataacaactTTTGATGATGTAAAATTAGCTAATTTTGGTTTAGTTAGAGATTTAGCTATTGATGGATTTGGTGTTTCTGTTGGATCTGAAGTTTCATTTGACTTTAGAGGAACTATGTTATATGTTGCACCTGAAGTGATAACATCAGAATTAGGACCTGGTAATAAAAATGCTTATGGTAAACCAGCAGATATGTGGGCATTAGGATGTACATTAATTGAAATGTTAGTATGCCATCCACCATACTTTGAATATTTTGGTTGTGTGGAAGAAATGCAAAAAGAGGTTCGAGAACGTGCTAATGGACCAATTGATAAACAATTACCATATGAGAGTAAAGTCCTCTGTCCAACAGCATCAcaacatataaaatttttaattgataaattatttgacaAAAATCCAGATACCAGAATAACAGTAtcacaattaataaaattaaaaagaaagattGATGAAAATTCTGAACAAAGTATTATTgatttatattcattatatGATCAACTTAACTTAGGTTCAAGTCAGGCAACATTATTTTCAAGTGATTTAAATTCTTCCTCCAGTACCATtgaaatgaaatatttaagagATAAAGATGATCTTGATGATGATATAGTAGCAACAGAAAAAGAAATGTCTTTAAAATTAcctcaaaaaaatataatatctaGAACAATATCATCATCTGGGTTATCttcaacaaaaaaagaaCCAAAAAGAAAGACAATAAATGATGTGGCAATATGTTGTGCATTTTTTACCTCTAgatttatactattttttagatattattttcaatcaTTATGTTATACAactatttttgtaatattaggtatcattatattagcagcatttttttcaataacatTTGGTGTCATTCAGGGTGTCAGAAAAGCAATTACAAGTGTCTGTAATTGTGATCTAAATCAAcctcaatttttaataatttctggaatattttttattcttctttttgctttattattttcatgtTGTATGGTTGCTATTGGTGAGTACAAATTTCGAATGGCTAATAGAACCTTAAGAAgaagtaaatattttgttaaaaggCCTTCTcatgatttaaaattatttggtaTTACTATTGttagaaaagaaaaagatgAAGATGATAGTGAGGATGATGACGATGATGATAATGTCAAAGAAATACCAAAACTGTATATTACATCACCATCTCAGCAGGTGTcgagtaataataaaaataatatgctGAAAGATGTAGTGATAACAGAAGCAAGcgtaaataaaagtttacttagtaataataatgatgttACAATGGATTTTTATTACAACtga
- a CDS encoding Sec16 ortholog, with product MSYSNALDSYDFKTLTLNKKSNPDESSLWDSLTDDCSNEVRSIPSKTKNTKEKKGKKVENNHFHDTQNTNKKNVSSKLSNDKNFIQQNEVNINATIPLSCENHLFDVTQTIIVPEVQKVNQTKNIKMITPIKPSKDALISKENEVELSTVNVNDVQDISKRNLETVDINSSDILIDNLSSKINNTISVDSHTNQTMTLIHEEIEPQLPCTEPTILTKNEYNETGVSSLTSPVSPSIKKFTYYSKSEGYSPTPDIFNQSPISSIGNNDIPFINTTTMPTFPSTISSPKNDCNLIQEFTYNNDKETINKSMSKTGDQVNSNNVKEEEKFNDELKNMGTTNNITKIKTKKLERQLTSSPINKEDDTDNNISKIIPKDEVGSLSPIYNSDNDKNSKKKESKGKEEFFKLRKKLQYKVDELATDNNFDEESSKITNDIKVIKEKRESIRDKAKDISKIYSKKEQKKGELMDSKQQGNPHVINNINIPKSRHLQSKNNKIQMSRINEVNNSNINLSNSKNDNDSDFGEDFIDLARRRRFLKNTSSNISPGRPSSRGISSDCMDDSIYNKSSYGNNMIRQQQRGIQMPLPHMHHLPHHSFGPGGMLQHPGIMIGGPQQSYDPYYMQPIPPNPYNHPMASGRHSANLYGRYTPNGTYGYNNYYMTPNAYGNIPGAYGYPQILGQPRRARSGIDPSLRRTVDHLDVPGGRSYREDSQEYSFCDSSQSEGIKKGGKKIVESNNTSVLQQPQQQIPQLIHDEDIVEEDDEEEIEEEEIGDDEGDSEEEMAQYNQNPFGYPYPVKPMGYPGIQPPINGIGNDEYYFFGVIQLAHEKVLTILKKNPPPQQYFELPAIEKAAYLFYFSLYKRHFKNVDHFHNLFNREYYRYTTEGSTSEDALKKICEHTKLEYLEKVAEEKRRNYELCQKSLFPEDCTSPDSRLIGTCNQVNIVGRASICDNDYVSDVASIASSIREPYKFRTPHTLANFIVGGKCLMINPVQSENYIVIQDNKNLYSDIDSQKIYEHIQVFKGPLVLNETKTHTVRLFIQRQIDRILNSALYEANPNSGDANDCILVWRLLETLVQQHGRVTGPDLARLLLQNYKYLPPKSQLSSTVESDILANEASINTQLQNTETFTRFLLGGHIEEAVNCAIESGLHADALILARRMFPNDVSKIEKIENKLLANRLPNNPVMTLISVASEMPVPVLTNPPTDDASSWRAHAAIVLANLSTPTAMNTVYHLGQALSRKDFHAAADFCFLAVHLLAGYNPFVAVTLGPDEDKSYRRHIKLIHASIPDDESSSTDTIYGWSVLDFQATEIYEYALKLAFQHEPSAIENTPYKYLTESNEFQLCKMQYALLLSEYSSFSKDAFDYCLETAKNIWNKLNQFPLQNVERLCTLAEHLKFVAGASEESVAWIPLLYKYVEDQKKINSQTIGHEYDNIKNSYQEQTQEVTENVQENNAPLSPVATNNYGVDQVDVSQVYSTNVPNEIEKLKISTPETPVVDDGQYNSGGSVGSPYLSGQFSDYGNQTNYQNNHHELSPQLSVSDNTVQQQFQMPYSDSSTDIPVIPIVTSGVGTPRERSMSTSSSIMQPRKEPSMERPQFDYSSMSTNLNTMSNQNIVDGGSNVNNYHHQQQSESGASQYQGNSTKSSDKDSKKIPNDPSSGKDSHQNNAGGLFGSLKSKIAKMIPTGNEMILPDDSNPSIRWDETLGRYVGEGLVEEEISAPPPPGSMMVSSTSATMSTGNLSSNSQPPTFSTGGGLKEARKTGRSRYYNPLSNSTTSGSGSNNSTSLVSPMSEIPPMTTANFGFIPTMPDTPNEASVDPFSAPAPMDEVQAN from the exons ATGTCCTATAGTAATGCCTTAGACTCAtatgattttaaaactttaacattaaataaaaaatctaatCCTGATGAATCTAGTTTATGGGATTCATTAACGGATGATTGTAGCAATGAAGTTAGGTCAATACCTTCTAAAACCAAAAATACTAAAGAAAAGAAAGGAAAGAAAGTTGAAAACAATCATTTCCATGATACTCAAAATACTAACAAAAAGAATGTATCGTCAAAATTatctaatgataaaaattttattcaacaAAATGAAGTAAATATTAATGCAACAATCCCATTATCTTGTGAAAATCATCTTTTTGACGTTACCCAAACTATTATTGTACCTGAAGTACAGAAAGTCAatcaaacaaaaaatattaaaatgataacacCTATTAAACCATCAAAGGATGCCCTAATTTCAAAAGAGAACGAGGTCGAATTGTCAACTGTTAATGTAAACGATGTTCAGGATATATCTAAAAGAAATTTAGAAACTGTAGATATTAATAGTAGTGATATATTAATTGATAACTTGTCATCTAAAATCAATAATACTATATCTGTAGACTCCCATACTAATCAAACAATGACACTTATTCATGAAGAAATAGAACCCCAACTTCCTTGTACAGAACCCACTATATTAAcgaaaaatgaatataatgaGACAGGAGTAAGTTCATTAACCTCACCAGTTTCGCCATCTATCAAAAAGTTTACATACTATTCAAAGTCTGAGGGATACTCACCTACACctgatatttttaatcaatcACCCATCTCTTCAATAGGAAATAATGATATTccttttattaatactaCAACTATGCCTACCTTCCCATCAACTATCTCTTCACCTAAGAATGATTGTAATTTAATTCAGGAATTTACTTATAACAATGATAaagaaacaataaataaatcaatGTCTAAAACTGGTGATCAAGTCAATTCCAATAACGtaaaagaagaagaaaaatttaatgatgagttaaaaaatatgggTACTACTAACaatattactaaaataaaaacaaaaaaactTGAAAGACAGTTAACGTCATCACCGATTAATAAAGAAGATGATactgataataatataagtaaaataattcCAAAAGACGAAGTTGGATCATTATCACCAATTTACAATAgtgataatgataaaaatagcAAAAAGAAAGAAAGTAAAGGTAaagaagaattttttaaacttaggAAAAAACTTCAATATAAGGTTGATGAACTGGCTACAGACAATAACTTTGATGAGGAATCttcaaaaataacaaatgatattaaagttattaaagaaaaaagagaATCCATTAGAGATAAGGCTAAGgatatatcaaaaat atattcaaaaaaagaacaaaaaaaaggaGAGCTTATGGATTCAAAACAACAGGGAAATCCTcatgttataaataatataaatatacctAAATCAAGACATTTACagtcaaaaaataataaaattcaaaTGTCACGTATTAATGAGGTTAACAatagtaatataaatttgtccaattcaaaaaatgataatgattCAGATTTTGGTGAGGATTTTATTGACCTTGCCCGTAGACGAcgttttcttaaaaatacatCATCAAACATCTCACCTGGTAGACCATCTTCCAGAGGTATTTCTAGTGATTGTATGGATGattctatttataataaatcttCTTATGGTAATAATATGATTAGACAACAACAACGTGGAATACAAATGCCTTTACCTCATATGCATCATCTACCCCATCATTCTTTTGGGCCTGGTGGAATGTTACAACATCCTGGTATTATGATTGGTGGTCCCCAACAATCATATGATCCTTATTATATGCAACCTATTCCTCCTAATCCTTATAATCATCCTATGGCTAGTGGAAGACATTCAGCAAATTTATATGGTAGATATACTCCTAATGGAACATATGGATACAATAACTATTATATGACTCCTAATGCTTATGGAAATATTCCTGGTGCTTATGGATATCCACAAATTCTTGGACAACCACGTAGAGCTCGTTCTGGTATTGATCCATCATTAAGACGTACTGTTGATCACTTAGATGTTCCAGGTGGTCGTAGTTATAGAGAAGATTCTCAAGAATATTCTTTTTGTGATTCAAGTCAAAGTGAAGGAATTAAAAAAggtggaaaaaaaattgttgagTCTAATAATACATCAGTACTTCAACAACCACAACAACAAATACCACAATTAATTCATGATGAAGATATTGTAGAAGAAGATGATGAAGAAGAAATTGAAGAAGAAGAAATTGGTGATGACGAAGGTGATAGTGAAGAAGAAATGGCTCAATATAATCAAAATCCATTTGGATATCCTTATCCAGTTAAACCTATGGGTTATCCTGGTATACAACCACCAATTAATGGAATTGGAAATGAtgaatattacttttttggTGTTATTCAATTAGCTCatgaaaaagttttaacTATTCTTAAGAAAAATCCTCCTCCTCAACAATATTTTGAGTTACCAGCCATTGAAAAAGCAGCTTacctattttatttttctctTTACAAAAggcattttaaaaatgttgatCATTTCcacaatttatttaatagagAATACTATAGATATACTACTGAAGGATCCACCAGTGAAGAtgctttaaaaaaa atTTGTGAACATACGAAGTTGGAGTATCTTGAAAAGGTTGCTGaagaaaaaagaagaaattacGAATTATGTCAAAAATCTCTCTTTCCAGAAGATTGTACCTCACCTGATTCACG TTTGATTGGTACCTGTAACCAAGTTAATATAGT tgGAAGAGCTAGTATCTGTGATAATGATTATGTTAGCGATGTAGCATCAATTGCTTCATCAATAAGAGAACCCTACAAATTCAGGACACCTCATACTTTGGCTAATTTTATTGTTGGAGGAAAATGTCTTATGATTAATCCAGTACAAAGTGAAAATTATATAGTTATTCaagataacaaaaatttatattcagATATTGATagtcaaaaaatttatgaacaCATTCAAGTTTTTAAAGGACCATTGGTATTGAATGAAACGAAGACTCATACAGTTAGACTTTTTATTCAAAGACAGATAGATAGAATTCTTAATTCTGCTTTGTATGAAGCAAATCCTAATTCTGGTGATGCTAATGATTGTATTCTTGTTTGGAGACTTCTTGAAACTCTTGTACAACAACATGGTCGTGTTACTGGACCTGATTTAGCTAGATtacttttacaaaattacaaatatttacCTCCAAAAAGTCAATTATCAAGTACTGTTGAATCTGATATTTTAGCTAATGAAGCTTCTATCAACACTCAATTACAAAATACCGAAACTTTTACACGTTTCTTATTAGGGGGACACATTGAAGAAGCTGTTAATTGTGCCATAGAATCTGGTTTACATGCTGATGCTTTAATATTAGCCCGAAGAATGTTTCCTAATGATGTatcaaaaattgaaaaaattgaaaataaactTCTTGCAAATAGACTTCCAAATAATCCTGTTATGACACTTATAAGTGTTGCAAGTGAAATGCCTGTACCAGTATTAACTAATCCACCAACTGATGATGCATCATCATGGAGAGCTCATGCTGCTATTGTTTTAGCAAATCTTTCAACACCAACTGCCATGAATACTGTTTACCATTTAGGACAAGCTTTATCAAGGAAAGACTTTCATGCAGCTGCAGATTTTTGTTTCCTTGCTGTTCATTTATTAGCTGGTTACAATCCATTTGTTGCAGTTACATTAGGACCTGATGAAGATAAATCATACAGAAGGCATATCAAATTAATTCATGCTTCAATACCTGATGATGAATCAAGTTCCACTGATACTATATATGGATGGTCAGTTCTTGATTTTCAAGCAACAGAAATATATGAATATGCTTTAAAATTAGCTTTTCAACATGAACCATCTGCTATTGAAAATACtccatataaatatttaacagaATCAAATGAATTCCAACTATGTAAAATGCAATATGCCTTATTACTTAGCGAGTATAGTAGTTTTAGTAAAGATGCCTTTGATTATTGTTTAGAAACTgctaaaaatatatggaataaattaaatcaaTTTCCTCTTCAAAATGTTGAAAGATTATGTACTTTGGCTGAACATCTTAAATTTGTTGCTGGAGCTAGCGAGGAAAGTGTTGCTTGGATTCCTTTGTTATATAAGTATGTTGaagatcaaaaaaaaataaatagtcaAACTATTGGACATGAATatgataacattaaaaattcttatcAGGAACAAACACAAGAAGTTACTGAAAATGTTCAGGAGAACAATGCTCCATTATCACCAGTTGCTACAAATAATTATGGTGTTGATCAGGTTGATGTATCCCAAGTCTACTCAACTAATGTTCCCAatgaaatagaaaaattaaaaatttctacaCCTGAAACACCAGTTGTAGATGATGGCCAATATAATTCTGGTGGTAGTGTTGGATCACCATATTTATCAGGTCAATTTAGTGATTATGGAAATCAGACAAATTACCAAAACAATCATCATGAATTGTCTCCACAATTGTCTGTTTCTGATAATACAGTTCAACAACAATTTCAAATGCCTTATTCAGATTCGTCCACTGACATTCCAGTAATTCCAATAGTTACATCTGGAGTTGGAACACCACGTGAAAGAAGCATGTCAACATCTTCAAGTATCATGCAACCAAGAAAAGAACCATCAATGGAACGTCCACAATTTGACTATTCTTCTATGTCCACAAACTTAAATACCATGTCAAATCAAAATATAGTCGATGGAGGTTCAAATGTGAATAATTATCACCACCAGCAACAAAGTGAAAGTGGTGCTTCTCAATACCAAGGAAATAGCACAAAATCTTCCGATAAggatagtaaaaaaattccaAATGATCCTTCAAGTGGTAAAGATTCCCATCAAAATAATGCTGGAGGTTTATTTGGTTcgttaaaaagtaaaatagcAAAAATGATACCAACTGGAAATGAAATGATTTTACCTGATGATTCAAATCCATCTATTAGATGGGATGAAACATTAGGAAGGTATGTAGGTGAAGGATTAGTAGAAGAGGAAATTTCAGCTCCACCACCACCTGGTAGTATGATGGTTTCATCAACTTCTGCAACAATGAGCACTGGTAATTTATCTTCTAATTCACAACCTCCAACATTTAGCACTGGTGGTGGATTAAAAGAAGCTCGAAAAACAGGTAGATCAAGATATTACAATCCTTTGTCAAATTCAACGACATCCGGTAGCGGTAGTAATAATAGTACTTCTTTAGTTTCACCTATGAGTGAAATTCCACCTATGACAACAGCCAACTTTGGTTTTATTCCAACAATGCCag atacaCCAAATGAAGCTTCAGTCGACCCATTTTCAGCTCCTGCTCCAATGGATGAAGTTCAAGCCAACTAG
- a CDS encoding Lipase EstA/Esterase EstB family-containing protein → MFYIKIFILINIFIISFIFGEVKGPITDDFKIWLDKNNYNEFDFAREEFGSYGSYGGKKSSKDKIKKIPIIFFHGNSDGALEIPGRYSTGFSKTIEYFEKFNYTSGELYVTTWGDRNIDNAGERTHSCFYVKYMRAFVEAVLKYTQSEMVNIVSHSMGVTLARKVIIGTMGIDILNSIHPCNVGRPLQDQVNVFLGLAGANYGICTCSGPEAANESTCNNLNGFFPGDKCEEYIPINGTIPSDVTSCNNDHNEMICLKPAKYAKILYDMNNSQIKAGKNVFSFWSLDDELLGSCNRVWGRPTSFIPNSSGVRVYSNLMHEQIKDNTIPDQYTIISNFEKI, encoded by the exons atgttttatattaaaatatttattcttattaatatatttataatttcatttatatttggAGAAGTCAAAGGTCCAATAACagatgattttaaaatatggcTTGATAA aAACAACTATAATGAATTTGATTTTGCCAGAGAAGAATTTGGTAGTTATGGAAGTTATGGAGGAAAGAAAAGttcaaaagataaaataaaaaaaattccaaTAATCTTTTTCCATGGAAATTCTGATGGTGCTCTTGAAATTCCTGGTCGTTATAGTACAGGGTTTTCAAAAACAAtagaatattttgaaaaatttaattatacatCTGGAGAACTTTATGTGACAACATGGGGTGATAGAAACATAGATAATGCTGGTGAAAGAACACACTCTtgtttttatgtaaaatatatgaGAGCATTTGTTGAAGctgtattaaaatatacacaAAGTGAAATGGTTAACATTGTTTCACATTCTATGGGTGTTACATTAGCtagaaaagttattattGGTACAATGGGTATTGATATTCTTAATT cTATACATCCATGTAATGTTGGAAGACCATTACAGGATCAagtaaatgtatttttaggATTAGCTGGAGCTAATTATGGAATATGTACTTGTTCAGGTCCAGAAGCAGCAAATGAATCTACTTGCAATAACTtg aatggTTTTTTTCCTGGAGATAAATGTGAAGAATATATACCTATTAATGGTACAATACCATCAGATGTTACATCATGTAATAATGATCATAATGAAATGATTTGTCTTAAGCCAGCAAAATatgcaaaaattttatatgatatgAATAATAGTCAAATTAAAGCAGGAAAAAATGTATTCAGTTTTTGGTCATTAG atgaTGAATTGTTAGGTTCATGTAATCGTGTATGGGGAAGACCAACTTCTTTTATTCCAAATTCTTCTGGAGTAAGAGTATATTCAAACTTAATGCATGAACAAATTAAGGATAATACAATTCCCGATCAATATACCATCATTtctaattttgaaaaaatatag